The sequence below is a genomic window from Uranotaenia lowii strain MFRU-FL chromosome 2, ASM2978415v1, whole genome shotgun sequence.
tcccctttcaaaaggTCTGATTGGTAGTTTATGGCAGTGCACCTCATCGTCATGATTTGAATCTAACAAGGTGTACCatataaatttctaatttagaacaattaaccccaataaaaccattgcaactttggtttactaaattccaataaaagattgtggttggattcgaaaaatactatttttggttattttattttatcaacggttcaaacctaactgatttcaacatttataagcaaaattttgaactaattatcaagttttgtcaatttgagttaggatacctcagcaacttcaatcgtctgaattaaagcaaaacaattactacattcaacttttttagtatcagccttgaagaacaataatatttctagaattgtgagccttcaaagttgaaaaaatcttcaattttttttaattgctaacaaacattgaaaaaattccatataaattcacagattattggcaacagtgacgtcacaggcggtactaatactaaagcaaggctgcctcggcactacctcctttaaatattccttggaccGTCtgtccgttttttgtaccgagagttttggaggttaattgtcccgtctcatctgtacacgctcagcaagtgtgcgtaagaaatgtcaaaaacaactctataggcgtaacttcacgttccaacaaaaatgcatcaacaggaagtttcgcccaattgaattttattaattttttgaaagttttaagtgattttaagatgaaaccgcgttaattaggtaaagtgcaatcgcgtacatccggaatgaccgttaactcgatttgtttacatttggcagtttcgccctttttaaatgttacgctagaaatgaAATCTGTaatatcaaaactttaaaaacattcatataaattatgatttttttttgtagaattcaCATTATAGAATTTAATTTCTTGTCCCTCTCTCTGGATAAGAATATCAAGGAGAAATATGGATgcttgaatgaatgaatgatacAGAAGATTCGAATCCAGGacacaaaattatttgaaaaacagaaCATGCAGAAACACCGAAAATGTTGGCCACTGTGTGATTATAATAATTcggtaatgaattttgaaaagggcgAGTGtaacaaatgtaaacaaatcgagtcaTGAGCCGAGTGAAATAGTACGTTCAAAGaacttcattttgattgttaaaAGTTACCTGaaggatatttggttttcgagaaatcaagaaatcaaaataacactttttttaGCGGTAATAGTGGCACATTCGCCTCAATTGAAATTGGATCCTGAATTATGATTCTATGAGTTCATCCAAAAGCATTTATAATTAAGTTAATGATTCTATGGATTCTAACattaaattagttttaataGATAATTGccgtaaaaaaagttttccttcCAAAGCCAAATTTGTTCAAAGCAACGACGCTATCTAATGGGGGGACCGAAAGGACACTGTTCGGATACAGGAAAAGGAAACAATTCGGCTGCGGTCTTATCATTAATTGTTACATATTTGTATTGTTGAAGGTTGACACAGTGCGCACTCACACAATTCTTCCTAAAGCGGAAGAGTTACAATTACAGTATGGTATGGTAGTAGATTAAACTTACCGCGCCGCACCCGACTTAGCCGATAAAGTTGACCACTACCATATGCAGGATCACATGGGCAAATATGAAATCGGCAAAACCACGCTCCGGCGAGATTCCGAGGAACTGAGTTTTGTTCTGCGGGTTCGATTGCAAACGGAGGCACACTGGAATGAGGAAATAAagattaaaacttttattttgaaggCTGTGGAGCTAAAttcattgataaaaaatctacaaataaTCTGCCAAATGGGAAGTATGCCAAATGGGAAGTGTGCCAAATGGGAAGTGTGCCAAATGGGAAGTGTGCCAAATGGGAAGTGTGCCAAATGGGAAGTATGCCAAATGGGAAATATGCCAAATGGGAAGTATGCCAAATGGGAAGTATGCCAAATGGGAAGTATGCCGAACGGGAAGTATGCCAAATGGGAAGTATGCCAAATGGAAAGTATGCCAAATATGTATACCAAACGGCATACGGTGTATGAAAGGTTTTAGGCTACCATTAGAATTATGTGATTAGAACTTcctaaacaaaatcaaaacaataatcgATAACATAATTCGGTATTATTGGAAATTAGAAGTCAAAGACGCAACCAGCTTACCTCCCAGCACGAAGCAGCTGACGGTGCTGATAAACCCGGCCAGGAACGAATTGAACGGGAACGTTCCGACCAGGCAGCAGTACACGAACTGGAAGATACCGGTCAGCAGGATGTACAGCAGGTAGGCGTCCACGATCTTTAGCTTCTTCGGGGTGCTTCCGGTGTAGTCGTCGTAGAACTTGACGAGGACGGTCTGGATGTTGGTCATGTTTGGAGATTAGAGGCGACTGGAACCGGTGCAGAAAACACGAAAACACGGAATGAAAATGCGGAACGCCGACGACGAAAGACACGTCGATGAAAACTCGGAAACAAAACTCGATATGTTTGACGCGTGTTGTTAGTAGGGCTGGGTGCTCGCGGTTGAAAATATCgacgatttttttattcttattagaaaatctaaaatatCGGAAACTTGTTTTGAAGGGTGTgttgttttgtgattttgttgTTTGGCTTCATTCTTCGCTCGCCGTTTGATCGTGTTGGATATCAGTGCTGTGCGGGTATTTATCgtatttatggtttttttcCTCTCGTTTTTCAATGCCCGTATGAATTTCGATATCAGAAGAAAATAATCGGGCTTCTGGTCTCTGTGGGGGACACTTTTCTGTTTCTTTGATGATATTCGAATGACAGTGCCGTCTGTGGGAGTGATTAAAGTGAAAACAAAGTGTTGTGCAACTTGGAATGAAAATCTGCTGTGGGTAGAATTCTGAGCCCCAGCAACAATCTGCTGAATCCCCCAGAGGTGCAAAATCGATGGATGCAGTTCTATGACGATGTAGAGGAGTGCTGGCTGGCTGATGCTGTTTTTCGGGGTCATATCGCTAGTGTGTGAGTCAGTTTGCAAAACAAAGCAAATATACGGAGATTTGCTATCGTGAGTAATCCCGTtcaagaagtgaaattttattCGAGAAAGGTATTATTCGGGTCTAGAATAACCAACTAAAGTGAAGACCAATAAGTGCCCTCAGAAAGTTGGATTATCGCTTCCTTGTAGCCGTGTCTCATTGAAAATTTGGGCTTAGTTTCCGGAGATGGAGGACTTTACACCTTTGATTAACTTACAGGTAAGACCGAAGCCTTATGTGGCCTTATTGACTATTAATAAAGTTACGTTTTTTCAAACCTTTCGGCtagaaacaaactttttatcTTCAATAAATAATAACCTGTTAAAGGATTTTCTATTGTGCTGAATTTTCAGCTTATTTAATattagaataaaaattctgGAAGCATATTCTGACTCTGAATCCTGAGTTGAGTCTCAATTAGAAGTTTTGAGTCTGGATCTAAAATCTGTACCTCAAAAATGAATCTttaatctgagtctgaaattggaatctgaaatctgaatgaagaaaaaaaaagataaaaaaaaatctgaaatcttaatctgaaatttgaatctaaaatctgaatctgatatctgaatctgaaatctgaatctgaaatctgaatctgaaatctgaatctgaaatctgaatctgaaatctgaatctgaaatctgaatctgaaatctgaatctgaaatctgaatctgaaatctgaatctgaaatctgaatctgaaatctgaatctgaaatctgaatctgaaatctgaatctgaaatctgaatctgaaatctgaatctgaaatctgaatctgaaatctgaatctgaaatctgaatctgaaatctgaatctgaaatctgaatctgaaatctgaatctgaaatctgaatctgaaatctgaatctgaaatctgaatctgaaatctgaatctgaaatctgaatctgaaatctgaatctgaaatctgaatctgaaatctgaatctgaaatctgaatctgaaatctgaatctgaaatctgaatctgaaatctgaatctgaaatctgaatctgaaatctgaatctgaaatctgaatctgaaatctgaatctgaaatctgaatctgaaatctgaatctgaaatctgaatctgaaatctgaatctgaaatctgaatctgaaatctgaatctgaaatctgaatctgaaatctgaatctgaaatctgaatctgaaatctgaatctgaaatctgaatctgaaatctgaatctgaaatctgaatctgaaatctgaatctgaaatctgaatctgaaatctgaatctgaaatctgaatctgaaatctgaatctgaaatctgaatctgaaatctgaatctgaaatctgaatctgaaatctgaatctgaaatctgaatctgaaatctgaatctgaaatctgaatctgaaatctgaatctgaaatctgaatctgaaatctgaatctgaaatctgaatctgaaatctgaatctgaaatctgaatctgaaatctgaatctgaaatctgaatctgaaatctgaatctgaaatctgaatctgaaatctgaatctgaaatctgaatctgaaatctgaatctgaaatctgaatctgaaatctgaatctgaaatctgaatctgaaatctgaatctgaaatctgaatctgaaatctgaatctgaaatctgaatctgaaatctgaatctgaaatctgaaatctgaatctgaaatctgaatctgaaatctgaaatctgaatctgaaatctgaatctgaaatctgaatctgaaatctgaatctgaaatctgaatctgaaatctgaatctgaaatctgaatctgaaatctgaatctgaaatctgaatctgaaatctgaatctgaatctgaaatctgaatctgaaatctgaatctgaaatctgaaatctgaatctgaaatctgaatctgaaatctgaatctgaaatctgaatctgaaatctgaatctgaaatctgaatctgaaatctgaatctgaaatctgaatctgaaatctgaaatctgaatctgaaatctgaatctgaaatctgaatctgaaatctgaatctgaaatctgaatctgaaatctgaatctgaaatctgaatctgaaatctgaatctgaaatctgaatctgaaatctgaatctgaaatctgaatctgaaatctgaatctgaaatctgaatctgaaatctgaatctgaaatctgaatctgaaatctgaatctgcaatctgaatctaaaatctgaatctgaaatctgaatctgaaatctgaatctgaaatctgaatctgaaatctaaaaattttcattctttgatttttttttaaatagttattaaaagtttaaatgtgTCTATCAAATTTGTTCAGTAATGTTCTTCAATATTATGTTTTCGTCCTAAAATAACTCAGATTTTTACTGTGGTACTTCAAGtagtagtaatttttttatgctgaACTTATAGATCTCGTCGAATCTACCTAGAACAGTTACCCAATCTAAACCTAAACCTAAACATCTGTTGATGCATATCTGTTTTGCATCTCGATCGGATGATAAACGTTTTTTACtgataaaactaaaaaattcaaCTGAGCTTAAACTAAAACATTCATTTATCatgtttaaataatttgatattatattttaaaaactaattgttttgttataatttttcctCCGACGTCGAATCAAAACCACCCTCCAGTAAACCCAAAGTCGTTTTCATCGATCGCAGCCAGTGCATTTTTCAGTGCTTCAGGGTTCAACGATCCGGATGATACCCGACCCTGCCTGGAAAGCGGAAAAGAAAAACTCATCTCAAAGGTCGACCGGCACGGCACACAAGCGAGTGGTCCCAGGAATCTTCGGGATAAATACTGGTGGAAACTTTTTCCTCCATCATCCATTTCACAATAAATAATTGGTACCGTACTTTTGCGGCAGGGCAATTACCCGGCAGCAGTTTTCTTATCCTGTTGGCTGCTTTGAAGCAACCTTACTTTTTTCCTGGGCCTCAGTGGGAGATAAAAAGCAGAGTACAATTTGCGCCGAAGGATAACCGGAGGAGAATCATCTTACTGGCTTGCTGCTAGCATAGCTTTTGCCGATATCCAACGAACCATATCGGTACAAAACGTGAAAACTGGGAGCAAGAGGTTTCTTTTAAGTAAGttttatgtttgtatttttattttctttttctttcacaTACTTATTTCGCTTTTCCGCACTTTAGTTGTTAATCTTCCTAGCAAACGAACACCCCCGCCCGCCTTTCGATTCTGcaggaaaaaaacagcaattgcACCGTACATTTCTTGAAAACGTGATTTGCATCTATAAGTGCACGACCAATTTTTTTAGAAGTACATTTTCTTTTacgtttttttatgcttttttatgtttttcttttaacttaCAAGGGTCtagttaaaagtattttttaactatttctTAAGTCACGGAtacgttttgaatttttgcacTTCATATTTTCACACATAAAGTTTTCACTGCATCTTGAAACCAATATCTATATCCCAGCCAATATCgagaaagatttttaaaaaatcaatacactCTGTTGTGATCTGTATTCTCCAGATAAATAAACTAAATGAAATAGTTCTTGCAATTTAACTTGAAGGActtgattttattaatttcagaCTGACCATTTTGACAGACTAACCAAAGTAATTCTATCGAGACATCCCCGATTACTTCGATCACAATCGAGAATTGGAAACTACCACACACTCGATAAACAACTCCGGAAACGTTTCGAATTCACAATacatattcaataaaatttaagacaCTATTTAAAGTCACTCTCATTATAAGCtataaaatattgaatcattAATTCCAGATTACGTATTGTGGAGCTTCAAAATTTATACgtacataaaaaatcattatttttaaattcgattCACACTAGGAtatcatgtatgtatgtatgtatgtatgtatgtatgtatttctaCCACCCAGGTAGCAAGGCACAGCCGGTAGCAGCGAGCAACTCTTGCTCTGTAATTTGTTCCAGACTCATCCGATTGATAAGTTCAAATGCCTTTGAATGGACTGTTCCAAAGGAGAAGAGATATAAGCAGAAGCGCTTATAGCTCTAGATGGGGAAAGGATTGAGTTGTCTCCATcgaaagaacataataaacctATCTAACATTTGAGTCGACCATTACAATGCAGAGCGCTCAGCTGGGTGGGGAGACGAGCCCGTCCTCAATTCACGATTCAGTGCTGGTGAGGTAGCCCAATGCTCTCCTCAAAAATCGCTTCAATCGGATGCCCGGATGGAACCCCCCCGAACCCCGAAATTTGatttatgttatattttattttatacagtTAGATAGACAAGTTACCTTTAAAACCAcctggaaataaaatttatattaagttcattagtaaaatattaaaaatcgtttCTCAACCCCTTTCTTCAACCTTGGTTGGTAATTGCAGCACACATTAACACACACACTCATTTTAGGTTCAAGTTCATTCATTTTACATGTACATCTACATTGTCTTGTTTTTCCAATGCTTAAGTGATTGATTTTCTTCATCGGAGGAAGTTCCATCTGAGATTTCACTATGGgagtttttatatatttcttcagcttttctttttaatttctctTTGTCTTTTATTACTTCATCCAAATGCTCATCTACCTCATAGCCTATCTTCGAAAAGTCTGCTAACAGTGAATTCTTCCATGTAAAACTTGGTCTACCTCTCTTTTTCCTACGAGTATCCAAATTAAAAGCAATACTTAACGGGTGGTCATTTTCCCGTCTTCTGATGTGTCCATAATAACATATCCTTCCTACACTTACTCTTCTATTTATAGTCTTACCATCTAAAAGCTTCCTGGCATTAAATTTAGTGCCATCCGGTTTTTTGCAGTtcctaaatatatttaaaagaataaacttttcataatctGCCATAGAAACTCtgcttttttttagttaaaactgCTACTTTGGTACCGTACAAAAGTGCTGGTGCTATTACAGTTTTGTATATCAATTTGCCTATCTCCCATGATGGTTTAAATGTCTTGCAAAagttgatgataaattttgatatttgcaATGCGCTTCGGCACCTATCTCTATTAGTCATCTTCCTATTAAGTGTAGAAGTTATGCAAACTCCTAAGTATTTAATTTTATCGCAAACCTTGAACTCCTTGCCATTCAAGGATATGCTTTGATGATATTGTGTTTTTGCATTAGGATGTCTGATAAGAACTTgacttttgttgttgtttataaCAAGCCCTACTTTAGCTAACTCTTCTTCCACTGTACACAAAATCTCTTCTAATTCTGATTGATTAGATGAAATTATGAGTAAATCATCAGCAAAAGCCAATAGAAGGGGGAGTTGCAGGTTACCTAATCCaatcaatttaagattttttacctGTTGTTGTACTCTCAGAAGGACATCTTGCATAATGTAATTGAATAATAGAGGCGATAGTGGACATCCTTGCTTGATACCCATACCTCTTTTAACGCTGCTGGATAATTGATTTTCCCATAAAATTTGCGTCATTTCGCTTTTAACACAAGCAAGGACTCTGTCAATGAAGCGTGATGGTACTTTTAAATTCGCTACAACCTGttctaaacattttaatttcacTGTATCAAAAGCTTTTTTGATATCTAATGCTAGCACGAACAAATTTTTCCCTCCATTCCAATGCTCTTCCATCACTCTTCTCGCAATGAAGATATGATCACTAGTAGATCTATTATTAGTAAATGCAGCTTGGTGCAATCCTACCTCTCCTGCATATATTCGAAGCTTGCTATCTAACCACCTAGCATAAATTTTGTATACAACGTTGCATAAAGATATTCTCCTGAAATCATCCGCATCTTTTGCAccagatttttttggaataggAATCTGGACAGTTTGATTCCATTCCTGCGGAAGTTCGTTCTGTATGTAAGCTTCTTGGACGATTTCTATTAGAATTCGAACAGTGTCATCGTTCGCAAATTTAAGAAACTCCATGTAAACTTTATCAGATCCTGACGATTTCCCATTTGCTGAATTTCTTATTATTGTCTTTAACTCTTCAGGCGTTGGAGGACTTGGTAAAGGAATGAAATCATGTTctttacaaaattcaatttctggGCCctcaaaagattttaaaatatcttccCATGTTCTCAAACTAATCAGagcgctttttttttcttcctagaCTTGACATACCCTTTAAGATAACTATAAGTTTTTCGAATCCTTACTCCTGCATCAAAATCGTTAAGGTTGTTGAAAAAGTTCATGATTTCTTTTTCCTTGTGTTTTTTATTTGCTACACATAGTTCTTGCCTTCTGTTTGCTAGCCTGTGTTTATAGATTTCCATGTCAGGGTGTTTTTTGGTCCACTCCATAGCTTTCTTCAAACGGTTAAGTGCTTTTTTCCTCGTCGGTGTGCTTGGAGCTGTTGAATTTGTAAGAGTACTGTATGCAGCTTTTTTTAGTGCCTTAGCTAATGTATAGTATTTGTCGTTAATGTCTCGCGTTTTAAAGTCAGTTTCAGTTAAAATATCTTGTAGCTTATTTTGGTACTTTTCTTGAACTTTGGGTATTTTTAGTAGTTCTAGGTTGAGTTTTAGAGCTTTGGAATCTTTAGTTTCTTTATttaaacttcttttgaaaactattCCAGCCATTATCAATTTATGATCCGTTCTAATAGGAGTCCATACACCCTTGATGTACCTGACATAATAATCAGTGCACGGAGGTTTTAAGATGTGATCAATTTGACTTCGCTTATCTTGTCCCTTCCATGTATGATCAATGTCTTTACCTATtatggatgaaatatttttcaagttagcagtgtgcaaaaacattttgaacagtTCTCCATTTTGATTACAGTATTCATGTCCTAAAGCGTTGCCTATAAAACGTTCATCTTCGATAGACTTATCTTTCAAACCAACCTGGGCATTAAAGTCGCCAAGAATCAGTAATTTGTTTCTGTTATTCTTAGTACcttctaacaaatttgaaagaaacgTATTTTGATTACGATTTGGAGCGTGAACATTGACAACAAAGAACAATTCATTTCcaactttcaattttgtccaagCAATTCCTCTATTTAATTCCTTAGATTTTAGGATTTGTACACTGTTTCTGTCCTGTTTCCTCAAAAGTATAGCTAGTCCCCTAGTTCGGTTATGTCTTTGGTCGATTACTTTCCAGCAGTAATTAAGAGTATTTATTTCCTGACCTAGTGTGTTTACTTCCTGTAAGAACGCTAAGTCAACTTGATAATGGTTTAGTAATTCATCAATCTCTTGTCGTTTGGATTTTGTCCTGCATCCTCTCACATTCCAACATGCTACTTTCAGGTCTCTATTTTTGGTTTTAGGTAATTGGTCACCACTTTCCCCAGTACTTTCATTTATTGATTTGTCAACTTTTGTCATAGTCAAAGTATCTTTTTCGATGTTCTCTATGTTGGTGGAATTAGTTTCAGAATCAGAATGTGAATTCAAAATACTATCGTAATGATTCAAAACATCCCCTCCgcagtagaaaatttttaagatgCTTGTACTGTCTTCTAACCCTAGATTGAATTCATAGTTATTCTGGCAAGTGACCTGTATGAGCATTCCGAAAATTTCTGAGAACGCTACTATTGCTTCATGTCCTAGCCAAAATTTATCTTCTCTAATTTTTcttacaacattttcaaaaccaccGTAAACTTCAGTGTATTCTAAAAGAAATACCTCGAAGCGGCTTCTATTTAATTCAATGTATTGTGCTATCATTTGTCTGGCTTTGAACACATTGTAGTTTGATGTTAATGATTGGTTTCTTTGAATACTCAATTGATCAAGCAACGATCGAATAAGACAGTTTCCATCTCCCATAACCCGCTTTATAGTGAAGCGTTTTTCAAGGGTTGTAGAGGCAAAATTGTAAGTCTCGTTATTAACATGGTAGTACTCTTTACCTAATGTCATACCTTCCCCATTCCAATCAGGTCTTTTCTTAATTTGAAGATCTTCaacataccgtcaactggggcaacatgcaacaattttcaacttcaatggcttctaaaaaacttatgttcacagttaatcgtatcctttatgcatcaaaagttttaaggatgctggggcatcaaattggcgtagttaaaaaaactattggtttcttcagttatttttaattttctaaaaacatgcgattttcaccctccttagaaaatggggtaacttgcaacaaactttgtttttaatgaaaaatcttatgaacacgtacgaaaattcatagtttttgatatatttgcgatgccttaaagaccattacgcatgacaacaccaattgcagtagtttttgggtctgtaaaaataaattttcacattttttctgaaaataaggatgctgcatacatttaggggctaaataatactacgaaaaattctaaaagctgaaatcataaaaataaatgtttggatgaatgaaatttaaatgtttacaaacgcgtgatgcaaaacattcatattccaacacatggaaacgagatttacaaggtatttatttgatttgcattttgttgcatttaaccccagacacctaactgaattttaaaaatattcatttaaaaaaattgggtgattgttcgaaaaatatttttacaccaacaatgttggtataacatgaggaaacctgtaaaaagtttgtaggcaattttatcaagccgatccgtcatactgggtaaagtttttttcgacttcaaaacatgttaaaatttgtacatttattgctcgatttttcaaattttacataaaaataaaaaacttaagacaactagcttaagatgcgaaaaattatgtcatcatcattttgttatcatcaaaagataactttattacaatacattaaattaaaaatttattcaatgtagtgttatataaatgttgcatcgaaccccgctgttgcatgatgccccgtttgacggtacttcaCTTCCATGGAAGAGCTGAcgtgtagggggaagtgttcctaaatgcgcatgttgggtaatatgcgcatacagctgattggcgatatggctggagattcaacgtatctaatctgtgcagtttgagggtaatacgctattgaaacatggcatgaagaaatttgattgttatataaagccaaaaaaatttaaaaaatcaaacaaaatttttgtcagttttgttaaaatatattgaactttaattatcgtgcgtacagattctgtgaacaaaaattttgatggtttttctttcttattcatctggaaatcggaaattcaataaattgaagcttttggcaaggttgtaaataataagatattggaataagagacaggttctgaatgcccatatcaaggcaggttaaatataggcatcaagaaaaatagatgagtcttataaattttttacttttaatcattgaaacatcaaatctacgctcaaattacgatcttacagcgaaaaaagaagaacttcataatgatccgacaaaaatacgatatgaacaaaataataccatgaaatatggccatatggcatatgTTATTATGTTTCTTACAAAAGAACTTGTGATGtaagaaatttcatcaaaatttcagctttgacgtatgcttaacatccgtttctaccattttcaatcaaataatatcaaaatattacaagtgtaaatgaaatatagctaaaaacataaatatgcgcatttagcccgccagtttcggaaataggctattttgacttcttttatcaaaaaattattctcacaaaaactgtaagagattttaacagaaaaactgCTCTAACGTatgtaaaacagatgtccgctcatgtgtatagaGTTTTCAGACTcatatctattggaatatgggagaaaatgagtcctttccttaatatgcgcatatagcccgcctctcccctatcaTTATCCAAATCGCTTGACAATTGCTTTT
It includes:
- the LOC129748530 gene encoding dolichyl-diphosphooligosaccharide--protein glycosyltransferase subunit DAD1 — encoded protein: MTNIQTVLVKFYDDYTGSTPKKLKIVDAYLLYILLTGIFQFVYCCLVGTFPFNSFLAGFISTVSCFVLGVCLRLQSNPQNKTQFLGISPERGFADFIFAHVILHMVVVNFIG